A DNA window from Pedobacter africanus contains the following coding sequences:
- a CDS encoding SusC/RagA family TonB-linked outer membrane protein, whose product MNRKFIKQLKLLVLPVAICCFFMPVELIAQQAKNITGIVTDAETGISIPMASIRLKRTSTVVTTDANGKYTLKANSGDQLTFSYIGYTEQAFVVGEKNVINVALKKAVSNLSEVVVVAYGTVKKSDLTGAVGQVDMTDMAKAPVASFTDALAGRVAGVQVSAQDGQPGKGMSIVIRGANSLTQSNSPLYVIDGFPIEDPEDGMLNPDDIETINILKDASATAIYGSRAANGVVLVETKKGKIGKAVVTFNSSYGFQQVQKTIPVMNAYEFVKYQIELNQTSANNTYLTDGKTLETYRNMEGINWQEQVFQQSPIAINNIALRGGNSQTRYSISGSLFDQKGIVINTGFKRYQGKASIDQTISKKLKAGISANYSKISTFGQPISEGNGPSFTTYLLSRAWGYRPVNGGNNQDLLEEDGDFELINQFDIRLNPIVTSDNEYNRSRTSDFLTNAYLTYSPLSNLVFRFAGSVSDRQKRGVLLYNSKTVQGSPLNARNAKGQWGSVIYNEINILSSDNTVTYTAAIHKVHKITALGGFSFQDYNAESYGYAAQNLPNEQLGPTGLDEGVPYAGYANSGGNFMASYFGRLSYNYKSKYLLEFTFRSDGSSKFAKGHKWGYFPSGSIAWNMQDESFMKSWTMVSNAKLRVSYGSTGNNRVGNYDAFAGLSFPIANSYSFNNALPSKGLIISGLGNRNLKWETTNQLNIGYDLGLYKDRIAFTVDWYRKVTKDLLLNADLPATTGVLNVQQNIGKIRNQGVEFALKTVNIKSKVFEWSSNFNIAFNQNRILELVRDQDALYSTVNFESQYNANPAYISQIEKPAGMFYGYIFDGVYQLTDFDKSPAGVYTLKPGVTNNGASPQPGHIKYRDLNADGIINTDDLTVIGRGQPIHTGGFSNNFSYKGFDLGIFLQWSYGNDIMNANRYMFEGNGNVRVSLNQYASYVDRWSESNPTNKNFKANGQGTIGSYSSRVIEDGSYLRLKTVSLGYNLPVSYTKSVGLSKLRLTATAQNLLTFTSYSGMDPEVSVRSSVLTPGFDFSAYPIPRTIVFGLNATF is encoded by the coding sequence ATGAACAGAAAATTTATTAAACAGTTGAAGCTGCTTGTTTTACCGGTTGCAATCTGTTGTTTTTTTATGCCGGTTGAGCTGATAGCTCAACAAGCTAAGAACATTACAGGTATCGTAACCGATGCAGAAACAGGAATCTCCATCCCTATGGCCAGTATCAGGTTGAAGCGAACGAGTACGGTTGTTACAACAGATGCCAATGGTAAGTACACATTAAAGGCAAACAGTGGGGACCAGCTTACATTTTCCTATATAGGGTATACAGAACAGGCTTTTGTGGTAGGAGAAAAAAACGTAATCAATGTGGCCCTTAAAAAAGCGGTTTCCAATTTGTCTGAAGTGGTAGTTGTGGCTTATGGTACCGTTAAAAAGTCTGATCTGACGGGTGCAGTGGGGCAGGTCGATATGACCGATATGGCCAAGGCCCCTGTGGCCAGCTTTACAGACGCACTAGCAGGCCGTGTTGCGGGGGTACAGGTTTCTGCCCAGGATGGCCAGCCAGGAAAGGGTATGAGCATCGTTATACGCGGCGCAAACTCCTTAACCCAAAGCAATTCGCCTTTATATGTAATTGATGGTTTTCCTATTGAAGATCCGGAAGATGGTATGCTGAACCCGGATGATATAGAAACCATTAATATACTCAAAGACGCCTCGGCGACAGCCATATATGGCTCGAGAGCAGCAAATGGCGTAGTGCTGGTTGAAACCAAAAAAGGAAAGATTGGCAAAGCCGTGGTGACTTTTAATTCTTCCTATGGCTTCCAGCAGGTCCAGAAAACCATACCCGTAATGAACGCCTATGAATTTGTTAAATACCAGATCGAACTGAACCAGACCTCGGCTAACAATACTTATCTGACGGATGGGAAGACCCTGGAAACTTACCGGAACATGGAGGGGATAAACTGGCAGGAACAGGTTTTTCAGCAGTCGCCGATTGCCATCAACAATATCGCTCTGAGAGGAGGGAACAGCCAGACCAGGTATTCCATATCAGGCTCGTTGTTTGATCAGAAGGGAATTGTTATTAACACTGGTTTTAAGCGCTACCAGGGCAAGGCCTCCATTGACCAGACCATCAGCAAAAAGCTGAAAGCGGGGATCAGCGCAAACTATAGTAAGATCAGTACCTTCGGGCAGCCCATTTCGGAAGGCAACGGGCCTTCCTTTACGACCTATCTGCTGTCGCGGGCCTGGGGATACAGACCTGTAAACGGCGGAAATAATCAGGACTTGCTGGAAGAGGATGGTGATTTTGAACTCATCAACCAGTTTGATATCAGGCTCAATCCCATTGTTACCAGCGATAATGAGTACAACAGGAGCAGGACTTCAGATTTTTTGACCAATGCTTACCTTACTTACAGTCCTCTGAGCAATCTTGTGTTCAGGTTTGCTGGCTCGGTATCCGACAGGCAAAAAAGAGGGGTTTTATTATACAATTCAAAAACTGTTCAGGGCAGTCCGTTAAATGCCCGGAATGCAAAGGGACAATGGGGCTCGGTAATTTACAATGAGATCAATATCTTATCTAGCGACAATACGGTTACCTATACAGCTGCAATCCATAAAGTCCATAAAATAACTGCACTGGGAGGGTTTTCGTTTCAGGACTACAATGCAGAATCTTATGGTTATGCTGCGCAAAACCTGCCAAACGAGCAGTTGGGGCCAACAGGCCTGGATGAGGGGGTACCTTACGCGGGTTATGCAAATTCGGGCGGAAACTTTATGGCTTCGTATTTTGGCCGTTTATCTTATAACTACAAATCGAAATACCTGCTTGAATTCACATTCAGAAGTGACGGTTCCTCAAAGTTCGCCAAAGGACATAAATGGGGATATTTTCCATCAGGTTCTATTGCCTGGAACATGCAGGATGAAAGTTTTATGAAATCATGGACAATGGTATCCAACGCCAAACTGAGGGTAAGCTATGGCAGTACCGGGAATAACCGTGTGGGTAATTATGATGCCTTTGCCGGCCTGAGCTTTCCAATTGCCAATTCTTATTCTTTTAATAATGCTTTGCCCAGTAAGGGGTTAATTATAAGCGGATTAGGTAACAGGAACCTGAAATGGGAAACCACAAACCAGCTAAACATTGGTTATGATCTGGGTTTATATAAAGACCGGATTGCATTTACAGTAGATTGGTACAGGAAGGTGACGAAAGACCTGCTGCTCAATGCAGATCTGCCGGCGACAACCGGTGTACTCAATGTACAACAGAACATCGGCAAAATCAGGAACCAGGGAGTTGAATTTGCACTGAAGACTGTAAATATTAAAAGCAAGGTATTTGAGTGGTCTAGCAATTTTAACATTGCATTTAACCAGAACAGGATTCTGGAGTTGGTGAGGGACCAGGATGCGCTGTACTCAACTGTTAACTTTGAATCGCAGTATAATGCCAATCCAGCCTATATTTCACAGATCGAAAAGCCCGCAGGGATGTTTTACGGTTATATTTTTGATGGCGTTTACCAGCTAACCGATTTTGACAAATCTCCGGCAGGGGTTTATACTTTGAAACCCGGGGTGACCAATAACGGAGCTTCGCCGCAACCCGGACACATCAAATACAGGGATCTGAATGCCGACGGTATCATCAATACCGATGACCTTACGGTTATTGGCAGGGGGCAGCCCATTCACACCGGTGGTTTTTCCAATAATTTCAGCTATAAGGGCTTTGACCTTGGTATTTTTCTGCAGTGGTCTTATGGTAATGATATCATGAACGCCAACAGGTATATGTTTGAAGGGAATGGTAATGTGAGGGTGAGTTTAAATCAATATGCAAGTTATGTAGACCGCTGGAGCGAAAGCAACCCTACGAATAAGAATTTTAAGGCAAACGGACAGGGCACTATTGGCAGTTACTCCTCCAGGGTAATTGAAGATGGTTCTTATTTACGGTTGAAAACTGTTTCACTAGGTTATAACCTGCCGGTTTCCTACACTAAATCTGTAGGCCTGAGTAAACTGAGATTAACCGCAACTGCACAGAACCTGCTTACTTTCACCAGTTATTCGGGTATGGATCCTGAGGTGTCTGTAAGGAGTTCAGTTCTTACTCCGGGGTTTGATTTTTCGGCTTATCCCATACCAAGAACGATTGTTTTCGGTTTAAACGCAACATTTTAA
- a CDS encoding BamA/TamA family outer membrane protein, producing MTKFVLFPLLLMVSLLTRAQDSIDVRIYPKYDSVGKFHRFLFGENYRKEYALPVKVPVIRISVIKGGLTPTQRGGGNQSHSLRLVDRQGKEWVLRSVEKFPEILLPAIFRKTFAGEVVKDNMSAQNPFSALVVPDIADAVNVPHSDPMIGWVMPDEKLGEFAKVFANTLCLLEEREPAGDTDNSEKMMRKLNDNNDYAYNGPLFLRAKALDALLGDWDRHEDQWRWKPVKEDNGITRYIPIPRDRDQVFYLSEGIIPRYAQASWLLPMIQGYERNLPDINWFFWEGRAVYARWFSQMNEEEWNQVVKEFCALLTDEVFEKALKKLPEPGYSLRHDRLLAQLKERRAKLPVMMNKYYHFINRIVDVQASNKNEFISIADAPGRALRVTIHKLTKDGMIKDMVFNRTFDPSVTKEIRLYVRDGNDSLLLNNRTSPIKLRVIGVEGNKKYHIDNSVNRVQVFGMDNNVNLSGNTAKIAKRFDSDTSNTHFVYTDLYTRKMLLLNAGYNIDDRVLLGLSYKIVQPGFRKLPFGSTHSFSFLHSFATEGFRFNYRSELFKALGKADIVLQADVFAPENSQNFYGLGNETTFDKTGDFVRYYRARFSLYQFEPSVRWQHLSSTLGIGPSFQYYRYDKNDNNGRFINNTAALNSADSSTITKDKAFAGLTFNFIHNNRNSDILPDSGTYLDLKLIAYKGLNSYSNSIAQLTASFSVYKGLDRRSRLVLTDRIGGGMTIGKQAFYQSQFLGGQGNLLGYREFRFGGQHSLYNNLELRYKVADFINYILPGQFGLLAFHDVGRVWVRNEKSDVWHQGYGAGVYFAPAALTVFRLVAGHSNEGWYPYVAMKFRY from the coding sequence GATAGGCAGGGGAAAGAATGGGTGTTGCGCAGTGTAGAGAAATTTCCGGAGATACTTTTACCAGCGATATTCCGGAAAACATTTGCCGGTGAAGTGGTAAAGGATAACATGTCGGCCCAGAACCCTTTTTCGGCGCTGGTAGTACCGGATATAGCAGATGCAGTAAATGTGCCGCACAGTGACCCGATGATAGGCTGGGTAATGCCCGATGAAAAACTTGGGGAATTTGCAAAAGTATTTGCCAATACACTTTGTCTGCTTGAAGAAAGGGAGCCTGCGGGGGATACCGATAATTCGGAGAAGATGATGCGCAAGCTAAACGATAATAATGATTATGCCTATAACGGACCTTTGTTTTTAAGAGCTAAGGCTTTGGATGCATTGCTGGGTGATTGGGACAGGCATGAGGACCAGTGGAGGTGGAAGCCTGTAAAGGAAGACAATGGAATAACGAGGTATATACCTATACCACGTGACAGGGACCAGGTATTTTACCTGTCAGAGGGTATCATACCACGTTATGCGCAGGCTTCCTGGTTGCTGCCCATGATTCAGGGATATGAGCGCAACCTGCCGGATATCAATTGGTTTTTCTGGGAGGGAAGGGCTGTTTATGCGCGCTGGTTTTCCCAGATGAACGAAGAAGAATGGAACCAGGTAGTTAAAGAGTTTTGTGCCTTATTGACTGACGAGGTGTTTGAAAAAGCGCTGAAGAAACTTCCTGAACCGGGTTACAGTTTAAGACACGACAGGTTATTGGCGCAGCTTAAGGAAAGGCGGGCAAAGCTGCCAGTGATGATGAACAAATATTATCATTTCATAAACAGGATTGTTGACGTACAGGCCAGTAATAAAAATGAATTTATCAGCATTGCAGATGCCCCTGGAAGGGCATTGAGGGTAACCATACATAAGCTGACAAAAGATGGAATGATTAAGGATATGGTTTTTAACCGCACATTTGACCCGTCGGTAACTAAAGAGATCAGGCTGTACGTAAGGGATGGAAATGATAGCCTGCTGCTCAACAACAGAACATCGCCCATTAAACTCAGGGTTATTGGGGTGGAAGGAAATAAAAAGTATCATATAGACAATAGCGTAAACAGGGTACAGGTATTTGGCATGGACAATAATGTAAACCTTAGCGGAAACACGGCAAAAATTGCCAAACGTTTTGACAGTGATACTTCCAATACACATTTTGTGTACACAGATCTGTATACCAGGAAAATGTTGCTTTTAAATGCCGGTTACAACATTGATGACCGGGTATTGCTGGGACTTTCGTACAAAATTGTACAACCGGGCTTCCGGAAACTTCCGTTTGGCAGTACGCATTCCTTCTCGTTCCTGCATTCTTTTGCCACCGAAGGTTTCAGGTTCAATTACCGTTCGGAATTGTTTAAAGCCCTGGGAAAAGCGGATATCGTTTTACAGGCCGATGTATTTGCTCCTGAAAATTCGCAGAATTTTTACGGCCTTGGTAATGAAACTACTTTTGATAAGACCGGCGATTTTGTAAGGTATTACCGGGCAAGGTTTAGTTTGTACCAGTTTGAACCCTCGGTGAGGTGGCAACACTTAAGCTCAACTTTAGGTATCGGCCCGTCGTTTCAATATTACAGGTACGACAAGAACGATAACAACGGACGTTTTATTAACAACACTGCTGCATTGAACTCGGCCGATAGTAGTACCATTACCAAAGACAAAGCATTTGCGGGGCTTACTTTCAACTTCATCCATAACAACAGGAACAGTGACATTTTACCTGATTCGGGTACCTATCTGGACCTGAAGCTGATTGCTTATAAAGGTTTGAACTCCTATTCAAATTCTATAGCACAGCTTACTGCAAGCTTTTCAGTTTATAAAGGTCTAGACCGCAGGAGCAGGCTGGTCCTGACCGACAGGATAGGAGGGGGAATGACTATAGGCAAACAGGCCTTTTACCAGTCGCAGTTTTTAGGCGGGCAAGGCAATTTGCTTGGCTACAGGGAATTCAGGTTTGGAGGGCAGCACAGTCTTTACAATAACCTGGAGCTGAGGTATAAAGTAGCTGATTTTATCAATTATATACTACCCGGACAGTTTGGTCTTCTTGCCTTTCATGATGTAGGAAGGGTATGGGTAAGGAACGAGAAGTCGGATGTGTGGCACCAGGGCTATGGGGCCGGGGTGTATTTTGCCCCTGCAGCGTTAACGGTGTTCCGCCTGGTGGCCGGGCATTCCAATGAAGGCTGGTACCCTTATGTGGCGATGAAATTCAGGTACTAA
- a CDS encoding sterol desaturase family protein, with protein sequence MKKNFVSNSRESIRMFKNPLFEALSKVPFYVPLIVYIPVIAYFFWASVTVNGFLVFLLHLFLGLLIWTLTEYVLHRFVFHFYPSSEWGKRIHFIFHGVHHDYPNDAQRLVMPPSASIPLATAFYFLFRWLLPVEMLDGFFGGFILGYLFYDMTHYMLHHAQFKSGIWKKIKQHHMLHHYDDSTKGYGVTSDLWDRIFRSGFLKK encoded by the coding sequence ATGAAAAAAAATTTTGTATCCAATTCCCGGGAATCTATAAGAATGTTTAAGAACCCTTTGTTCGAAGCATTGTCTAAAGTGCCTTTTTATGTGCCTTTAATTGTTTATATACCTGTTATCGCCTATTTTTTCTGGGCCTCGGTTACCGTCAATGGTTTTCTTGTGTTTTTGCTGCACCTCTTTTTAGGCCTGCTGATCTGGACCTTGACCGAATATGTGTTGCACCGCTTTGTGTTTCATTTCTATCCATCTTCGGAATGGGGAAAACGCATACATTTTATATTTCATGGTGTCCATCATGATTATCCGAATGATGCACAGCGTTTGGTGATGCCACCCTCGGCGAGTATTCCCCTGGCCACGGCATTTTACTTTCTTTTTCGCTGGCTTTTGCCTGTAGAAATGCTGGATGGTTTTTTTGGAGGTTTTATATTGGGTTACCTTTTTTATGATATGACACATTATATGCTGCACCATGCACAATTTAAAAGTGGGATATGGAAAAAAATTAAGCAACACCATATGCTGCACCATTATGATGACTCTACAAAAGGCTATGGGGTAACCTCCGACCTGTGGGACCGGATTTTTCGTTCGGGCTTCTTGAAAAAATAA
- a CDS encoding RagB/SusD family nutrient uptake outer membrane protein — translation MMKYSYLLLSALLLAGFSACKKQLDTKPKDFFEPSDYYQNAEQLNIALNGVYDNLSVVYSNPIHFRWGFEGDEAWYVKSAPLTGPHIYDFTAANSEIQSFWNTLYIGIGRANYLLANLNNNLAIDEAVRNKVKGEALFLRAYYYFLLVQTYGGVPLMLKPTPSVTAVDVPRATAKEVYEQIIADMTEAEGLVSGINQLGFGGRVNKSAVRGILARVCLHMAGYPVKDQSKYKAARDWAKKVIDDAEAGHALNPSYSGVFINLAADKYDIKECLWEVEFWGNKSDAFTETGSVGDVNGPASSNTATGFAYAGLKVTADLYYLFQEGDIRRDWSIARFTYGGTSQPANSKTFITSVNRTTAYNRFPAKYRREYEVVLPKNTTGTPINCPLLRYADVLMMFAEAENEMAENSVPTADAIEAVNKVRRRGWCTGVKTVTINNGGSGYTTAPTVTFAGGGGSGIVATASVSGGKLIGITFANDAVYGTSRGMGYTTVPLITFSGGNGSGATATATIYTAADAQVPTAVTASKEAFRAFIRDERSRELSGETFRKGDLVRWDIFVSRMHELSATIERDLGTSTTPAYLNLFIKGFGPNITDRNKLWPIPTRELTLNRALTQNPGW, via the coding sequence ATGATGAAATACAGTTATTTGTTATTGTCTGCACTGTTGCTGGCCGGTTTTTCTGCCTGCAAAAAGCAGCTGGATACCAAGCCCAAGGATTTTTTTGAACCTTCTGATTATTATCAGAATGCTGAGCAGCTGAATATTGCACTGAATGGGGTCTATGATAACCTGTCTGTGGTGTACTCCAACCCGATCCATTTCCGCTGGGGCTTTGAAGGGGACGAAGCCTGGTATGTAAAAAGTGCACCGTTAACCGGTCCGCATATTTACGATTTTACAGCGGCCAATTCAGAGATTCAGAGTTTCTGGAACACCCTTTACATTGGAATCGGGCGGGCGAATTATTTACTCGCCAACCTGAACAATAATCTGGCCATAGATGAGGCTGTACGGAATAAAGTTAAAGGTGAAGCACTTTTTTTGAGGGCATATTATTATTTTTTACTAGTGCAAACTTACGGCGGCGTTCCTTTGATGCTGAAGCCAACCCCCTCGGTTACTGCAGTTGATGTGCCCCGTGCTACGGCAAAAGAAGTTTATGAACAGATCATTGCAGATATGACGGAAGCGGAAGGCCTGGTATCGGGTATCAACCAGCTGGGCTTTGGCGGCCGGGTAAACAAATCGGCGGTAAGGGGTATATTGGCAAGGGTTTGTCTGCATATGGCTGGTTACCCGGTTAAAGACCAGAGCAAATATAAGGCGGCAAGAGACTGGGCTAAAAAAGTAATAGATGATGCAGAGGCCGGACATGCCCTGAACCCTTCTTATTCGGGTGTATTCATTAATCTTGCCGCCGATAAATACGACATTAAAGAGTGTTTGTGGGAGGTGGAGTTCTGGGGCAATAAATCGGATGCTTTTACAGAAACAGGTTCTGTGGGGGATGTAAACGGACCTGCCTCATCCAATACGGCAACAGGCTTTGCCTATGCGGGGCTTAAGGTAACCGCAGATTTATATTATCTTTTTCAGGAGGGTGACATCAGGCGGGACTGGTCTATTGCCAGGTTTACGTATGGGGGTACCAGTCAGCCCGCCAATTCCAAGACCTTTATTACCTCCGTTAACCGCACTACTGCCTATAACAGGTTTCCGGCAAAGTACAGACGGGAATATGAGGTTGTACTGCCAAAAAATACAACAGGTACCCCTATAAACTGCCCTTTGCTCCGTTACGCTGATGTGCTGATGATGTTCGCTGAAGCAGAAAACGAGATGGCCGAAAACTCAGTGCCTACGGCTGATGCCATAGAAGCTGTAAATAAAGTGAGAAGAAGGGGCTGGTGTACAGGGGTAAAAACCGTGACCATTAACAACGGAGGATCCGGGTATACCACAGCTCCGACGGTCACATTTGCCGGAGGCGGAGGCTCGGGGATAGTGGCTACTGCCAGTGTTTCAGGCGGCAAGCTTATCGGGATAACTTTTGCCAATGATGCGGTTTACGGAACGTCGAGAGGGATGGGCTATACTACCGTCCCTTTGATCACCTTTAGCGGTGGTAACGGTTCGGGCGCGACAGCAACAGCAACCATTTATACCGCGGCCGATGCACAGGTGCCAACTGCGGTTACTGCCAGTAAAGAAGCCTTCAGGGCATTTATCCGTGATGAAAGGTCGCGTGAACTGAGCGGAGAAACCTTTAGAAAGGGTGACCTGGTACGATGGGATATTTTTGTTTCCCGGATGCATGAGCTTTCAGCTACCATTGAAAGGGATTTGGGGACGTCGACCACTCCTGCCTATCTGAACCTTTTCATCAAAGGTTTTGGACCAAACATTACCGACAGGAATAAGCTTTGGCCAATTCCTACACGAGAACTTACTTTAAACAGGGCCTTGACCCAAAATCCGGGCTGGTAA
- a CDS encoding PQQ-dependent sugar dehydrogenase, translating to MKASFILLIVFACILLNGYGGRGIKPPGTNVGIKTKTIAANLDVPWEIAWGPDNCIWFTAQGGTVSKVNPETGEKQLLLRIAGTFRNRSTGLLGMTIHPDRKLPYVFLDYTYKEGKKVFLRLVRYKYTDDSLIHPLVLLNDIPATTGHAGSRLVIAPDGKLMLTVGDATNGNSAQDTNALTGKILRLNIDGSIPVDNPFRGSPVWSTGHRNPQGLAFTGPGTLFSSEHGDAIGDELNLIKRGGNYGWPHVEGFCDTEKEQLFCKTHEVTAPVKAWTPVIAPAGITYCGANCAIKEWRNAILLVTLKTQSLRVLKLNDAGTEVIAEQVYLDHEFGRLRGVCVSPAGAVYVSTSNRDWNPGEGYPKQGDDRIIKILPGDSSSSGLVQQKQAKPALAEGAVVYNNYCASCHKNNGEGLAGVFPPLRGTQGVLGDKTRLIKIILKGLSGPVTIKGRKYDQQMPAFDFLSDREIALVATYVRTHFGNSVENITQVHVAKVRGAGKK from the coding sequence ATGAAAGCATCTTTTATACTTTTAATTGTATTTGCCTGTATTTTGCTAAACGGCTATGGGGGCAGGGGTATAAAACCGCCAGGTACCAATGTTGGGATTAAGACTAAAACCATTGCAGCGAACTTAGATGTACCCTGGGAAATTGCCTGGGGGCCGGACAATTGTATCTGGTTTACAGCGCAGGGCGGAACAGTAAGCAAGGTAAATCCTGAAACCGGTGAGAAACAGCTATTGCTCCGAATTGCGGGCACCTTCAGAAACCGGTCTACCGGCCTGCTGGGAATGACTATACATCCCGATAGGAAATTGCCTTATGTTTTTTTGGATTATACTTATAAAGAGGGTAAAAAGGTTTTTTTGAGGTTGGTAAGGTATAAGTATACCGATGACAGTTTAATACATCCGCTGGTATTGTTAAACGACATTCCGGCAACCACCGGACACGCCGGTTCGAGGCTTGTAATTGCACCGGATGGTAAGCTGATGTTAACGGTAGGCGACGCAACCAATGGAAACAGCGCCCAGGATACCAATGCCTTGACCGGGAAAATACTCCGCCTGAACATTGATGGCAGTATTCCGGTTGATAATCCTTTTAGGGGAAGCCCGGTTTGGTCTACCGGACATAGAAATCCGCAGGGGCTGGCTTTTACCGGTCCGGGAACGCTGTTCAGTTCGGAGCATGGTGATGCGATAGGCGACGAACTGAATCTGATAAAAAGGGGTGGAAACTATGGCTGGCCGCATGTTGAAGGCTTCTGCGATACAGAAAAGGAACAGCTGTTTTGTAAAACACATGAGGTTACAGCACCTGTAAAGGCCTGGACGCCAGTTATCGCACCGGCTGGGATAACTTACTGTGGAGCTAACTGCGCGATAAAGGAATGGAGGAATGCCATATTGCTGGTAACGCTGAAGACACAGAGCCTCAGGGTACTGAAACTAAATGATGCAGGAACAGAAGTAATTGCGGAGCAGGTTTACCTGGATCATGAATTTGGTAGGTTGAGGGGCGTATGTGTGTCTCCTGCCGGAGCGGTATATGTGTCGACCAGTAACCGGGATTGGAATCCCGGCGAAGGATATCCTAAGCAGGGAGATGACAGGATCATCAAAATATTGCCAGGTGACAGCAGTAGTAGTGGTCTTGTACAGCAAAAGCAGGCAAAGCCCGCATTAGCGGAGGGGGCAGTTGTTTACAATAACTATTGTGCTTCCTGTCATAAAAATAATGGCGAAGGGCTTGCCGGGGTTTTTCCACCTTTGAGAGGTACCCAGGGGGTGTTGGGCGATAAAACCAGATTGATAAAAATAATACTGAAAGGATTATCCGGACCGGTAACTATAAAGGGCAGGAAATACGATCAGCAAATGCCGGCCTTTGACTTTTTAAGCGATCGGGAAATAGCGCTTGTGGCGACTTATGTGCGGACACACTTTGGGAACAGTGTCGAAAACATAACCCAGGTGCATGTAGCGAAAGTAAGAGGCGCGGGTAAAAAATAA